In Colias croceus chromosome 8, ilColCroc2.1, a genomic segment contains:
- the LOC123693500 gene encoding T-cell activation inhibitor, mitochondrial isoform X2 has product MCVNTSILFKKKRYVRRYKLIYKGQFELVNIKLDSNNVRETVVKVLNACDISTSYIDKIPRTQDRKQQFSEDFNKAYEKYKDEFDKATQMKRKVEEKRAVSNIIEWVLDNSKIAREKYDSTQATRNQVESLIAELRKSYGIKEVKYDSGWNISHIRGALQSLTSMASQHPQHMINLKDRTIALGQFTGVSLDGDVFLNIIDVRHEWLSLIKKVSQEDSALTEIPNYEKALSSILRNIHICRRKFMPKVSAAQYCSHLRQLITSIGDFYGRGRKIPDSVPESLSKYEIVVEPEAGPLMVSPTGQFITPSSCPADELIAFITNHLDEATLLLTEYSINKHIEKALHKEVKERFQLLDLIKDDSITPGLMILCCQRLLTRIDKIDENLRGNILHVTHYYSVLSDGVLCIPWNFK; this is encoded by the exons ATGTGTGTCAACACttccattttatttaagaaaaaaagatATGTCCGAAGGTATAAGCTAATATATAAAG GTCAATTTGAATTAGTAAACATAAAGTTGGATAGCAATAATGTAAGAGAAACTGTAGTCAAAGTTTTAAACGCCTGTGATATTTCTACAAGTTACATAGATAAAATACCTAGGACACAAGACAGGAAACAACAGTTTAG TGaagattttaataaagcaTATGAAAAGTACAAAGATGAATTTGATAAAGCAACACAGATGAAAAGGAAGGTGGAAGAAAAAAGAGCagtatcaaatattat TGAATGGGTTTTAGACAACAGCAAGATAGCCAGAGAAAAATATGATTCAACTCAAGCAACTAGAAACCAAGTGGAATCCCTTATTGCAGAACTTCGCAAGTCATATGGTATAAAAGAA GTTAAATATGACAGTGGTTGGAATATAAGTCACATAAGGGGAGCGTTACAAAGTCTTACATCTATGGCATCTCAACACCCACAACatatgataaatttaaaag ataGAACCATTGCTCTAGGACAATTTACAGGCGTGAGCTTAGATGGAGATGTTTTTCTGAATATAATAGATGTGAGACATGAGTGGCTGTCG CTTATTAAAAAAGTCAGTCAAGAAGACAGTGCCCTTActgaaatacccaattatgAGAAAGCACTTTCGAGTATCCTTAGGAATATACATATCTGTAGAAG AAAATTTATGCCCAAAGTATCAGCAGCACAATACTGCAGTCACCTCCGACAGTTGATAACATCAATAGGCGATTTTTATGGACGCGGGAGGAAAATTCCAGATTCTGTGCCTGAATCGCTTAGCAAATACGAAATTGTTGTCGAACC tgaAGCTGGTCCTTTGATGGTTTCGCCAACTGGTCAGTTCATCACACCATCGTCTTGTCCAGCGGATGAACTAATCGCTTTTATTACGAATCATTTAGACGAAGCCACGCTACTTTTAACTGAATATAGCAT aaataaacatattgaAAAAGCTCTACACAAAGAGGTAAAGGAAAGATTTCAACTATTGGACCTAATTAAGGACGACAGCATTACACCCGGATTGATGATCCTGTGCTGTCAAAGATTGTTGACTCGAATCGATAAAATCGATGAG AATTTACGAGGAAATATATTACACGTAACTCATTACTATTCCGTGCTGTCTGACGGCGTATTATGTATTCCATggaattttaaatag
- the LOC123693501 gene encoding protein decapentaplegic: MRGACACAVVCALVALCAASGLDEATRAAAEKQLLALMGLPRRPPPRARPGPPVPQAMRLLYDRRARIPAAAANTARSYYHTPTELDERFPGEHRFRLFFNITGVPSDEVARGADITFQRASGATGKQRLLLYDVVRPGRKGKTEPILRLLDSVPLRAGEGSVTADALSAARRWLKEPLHNHGLLVRVIEEGAESESVKFPHIRVRRRATDEHDEWSALQPLLMLYTEDARARTARESESRLTRNKRGTRKGHRPHHRRKEAREICQRRPLFVDFADVGWSDWIVAPQGYDAYYCQGDCPFPLADHLNGTNHAIVQTLVNSVNPAAVPKACCVPTQLSSISMLYMDEVNNVVLKNYQDMMVVGCGCR; this comes from the coding sequence ATGCGTGGGGCGTGCGCGTGCGCGGTGGTGTGCGCGTTGGTGGCGTTGTGCGCGGCTTCAGGGCTGGACGAGGCGACGCGTGCTGCCGCCGAGAAGCAACTGCTGGCGCTCATGGGGCTGCCCCGCCGGCCGCCGCCGCGCGCCCGGCCCGGCCCGCCCGTGCCGCAGGCCATGCGCCTGCTGTACGACCGCCGCGCCAGGATCCCCGCCGCCGCCGCCAACACGGCGCGCTCCTACTACCACACTCCCACCGAGCTCGACGAGCGCTTCCCTGGCGAGCACCGCTTCCGGCTGTTCTTCAACATAACCGGCGTGCCGAGCGACGAAGTCGCGCGCGGCGCCGACATCACTTTCCAACGCGCCTCCGGGGCGACGGGCAAACAGAGACTTCTCCTGTACGATGTCGTGCGCCCCGGCCGCAAGGGAAAGACCGAGCCGATTCTGAGATTGCTCGATTCGGTTCCTCTGCGGGCCGGGGAAGGCTCCGTGACCGCCGATGCCCTGAGTGCGGCGAGGCGATGGCTCAAAGAGCCCCTGCATAATCATGGACTATTAGTGCGAGTCATAGAAGAAGGTGCGGAAAGCGAAAGTGTTAAATTTCCTCACATAAGAGTGCGCCGACGGGCGACCGACGAACACGACGAGTGGAGCGCCCTGCAGCCGCTCCTCATGTTGTACACGGAAGACGCGCGAGCCAGGACGGCGCGGGAGAGCGAGTCGAGACTGACGCGCAACAAACGCGGGACTCGTAAGGGCCACCGGCCGCACCACCGGCGCAAGGAGGCCCGGGAGATCTGCCAGCGCCGGCCCCTGTTCGTCGACTTCGCGGACGTGGGCTGGAGCGACTGGATCGTGGCTCCGCAGGGCTACGACGCGTACTACTGCCAGGGGGACTGCCCGTTCCCCCTCGCCGACCATTTGAATGGTACCAATCACGCGATTGTACAGACTCTCGTCAATTCAGTGAATCCGGCCGCGGTGCCGAAAGCGTGTTGTGTTCCCAcccaactttcctctatttctATGTTATATATGGACGAAGTGAACAATGTGGTGCTTAAAAACTATCAGGACATGATGGTGGTGGGATGCGGTTGCCGATGA
- the LOC123693500 gene encoding T-cell activation inhibitor, mitochondrial isoform X1 — translation MFCRLRTSYGYPGGLIHRCLSSAEVSTALRPFYFRVHPDLFGKYPEQRKINEISLQQLSALLEAQQSSRNTCVSTLPFYLRKKDMSEGQFELVNIKLDSNNVRETVVKVLNACDISTSYIDKIPRTQDRKQQFSEDFNKAYEKYKDEFDKATQMKRKVEEKRAVSNIIEWVLDNSKIAREKYDSTQATRNQVESLIAELRKSYGIKEVKYDSGWNISHIRGALQSLTSMASQHPQHMINLKDRTIALGQFTGVSLDGDVFLNIIDVRHEWLSLIKKVSQEDSALTEIPNYEKALSSILRNIHICRRKFMPKVSAAQYCSHLRQLITSIGDFYGRGRKIPDSVPESLSKYEIVVEPEAGPLMVSPTGQFITPSSCPADELIAFITNHLDEATLLLTEYSINKHIEKALHKEVKERFQLLDLIKDDSITPGLMILCCQRLLTRIDKIDENLRGNILHVTHYYSVLSDGVLCIPWNFK, via the exons ATGTTTTGTAGGTTAAGAACGAG CTATGGATATCCGGGCGGTCTTATACACAGATGTTTAAGTTCTGCAGAAGTATCCACAGCTTTGAGGCCATTTTATTTTCGAGTCCATCCTGATTTATTTGGAAAATATCCTGAACAAAGA aaaattaatgaaatttcttTGCAACAACTCAGTGCATTATTAGAGGCTCAACAATCTAGTCGAAATACATGTGTGTCAACACttccattttatttaagaaaaaaagatATGTCCGAAG GTCAATTTGAATTAGTAAACATAAAGTTGGATAGCAATAATGTAAGAGAAACTGTAGTCAAAGTTTTAAACGCCTGTGATATTTCTACAAGTTACATAGATAAAATACCTAGGACACAAGACAGGAAACAACAGTTTAG TGaagattttaataaagcaTATGAAAAGTACAAAGATGAATTTGATAAAGCAACACAGATGAAAAGGAAGGTGGAAGAAAAAAGAGCagtatcaaatattat TGAATGGGTTTTAGACAACAGCAAGATAGCCAGAGAAAAATATGATTCAACTCAAGCAACTAGAAACCAAGTGGAATCCCTTATTGCAGAACTTCGCAAGTCATATGGTATAAAAGAA GTTAAATATGACAGTGGTTGGAATATAAGTCACATAAGGGGAGCGTTACAAAGTCTTACATCTATGGCATCTCAACACCCACAACatatgataaatttaaaag ataGAACCATTGCTCTAGGACAATTTACAGGCGTGAGCTTAGATGGAGATGTTTTTCTGAATATAATAGATGTGAGACATGAGTGGCTGTCG CTTATTAAAAAAGTCAGTCAAGAAGACAGTGCCCTTActgaaatacccaattatgAGAAAGCACTTTCGAGTATCCTTAGGAATATACATATCTGTAGAAG AAAATTTATGCCCAAAGTATCAGCAGCACAATACTGCAGTCACCTCCGACAGTTGATAACATCAATAGGCGATTTTTATGGACGCGGGAGGAAAATTCCAGATTCTGTGCCTGAATCGCTTAGCAAATACGAAATTGTTGTCGAACC tgaAGCTGGTCCTTTGATGGTTTCGCCAACTGGTCAGTTCATCACACCATCGTCTTGTCCAGCGGATGAACTAATCGCTTTTATTACGAATCATTTAGACGAAGCCACGCTACTTTTAACTGAATATAGCAT aaataaacatattgaAAAAGCTCTACACAAAGAGGTAAAGGAAAGATTTCAACTATTGGACCTAATTAAGGACGACAGCATTACACCCGGATTGATGATCCTGTGCTGTCAAAGATTGTTGACTCGAATCGATAAAATCGATGAG AATTTACGAGGAAATATATTACACGTAACTCATTACTATTCCGTGCTGTCTGACGGCGTATTATGTATTCCATggaattttaaatag